The Arachis duranensis cultivar V14167 chromosome 2, aradu.V14167.gnm2.J7QH, whole genome shotgun sequence genome has a window encoding:
- the LOC107473968 gene encoding uncharacterized protein LOC107473968: protein MPLYAMFMKELLSNKRNWKEIETVVLTKEYSAIIQHKLPEKMQDLGSFFPLGVVEDLLVKVGLFIFPVDFVILDMEEDKNASIILGRPFLVTGRALIDVQKGELTLRVNDEEVVLNVFEAIKHPNDHEGCMRIDVVKPLVQEVFEAEALNDALDSLSEDNLLEIDDSPPLKDMSYTCPKLRKEFLSLS, encoded by the exons ATGCCTCTTTATGCCATGTTCATGAAGGAATTATTGAGTAACAAGAGGAATTGGAAGGAAATTGAGACAGTGGTGTTGACAAAGGAATACAGTGCCATCATTCAGCATAAGCTTCCTGAGAAAATGCAGGATCTGGGAAGCTTT TTTCCTTTGGGAgttgttgaggatttacttgtGAAAGTGGGTTTGTTTATTTTtcctgttgattttgttatattgGATATGGAAGAGGATAAAAATGCCTCTATTATTCTTGGACGACCTTTTTTAGTTACaggtagagctctgattgatgtgcaAAAGGGTGAACTAACCCTGAGGGTCAATGATGAAGAGGTGGTCCTTAATGTGTTTGAAGCTATTAAACATCCTAATGATCATGAGGGGTGTATGAGAATTGATGTTGTTAAaccacttgttcaagaggtaTTTGAAGCTGAGGCACTTAATGATGCTTTGGATTCTCTCTCTGAGGATAATTTACTTGAGATTGATGACTCACCACCTCTGAAAGACATGTCTTATACATGCCCAAAGCTGAGGAAAGAGTTCCTAAGCTTGAGTTGA